The following DNA comes from Candidatus Methylacidiphilum fumarolicum.
CTCTTACCCAAACAGGACGGTCAAGAGCCATTGTGAAAACTGGCGTTTGAGGGGTAACCATATCTCCTGGCTCTAGAATCCTATCTTCTATCACTCCGTCTTGTGGAGCATAGAGTTTGGCATCCTGTAATTCTCTTTTCGCAAGAGAAAGAGCAGCTTCATCGGCCTTGAGTTTGTCTTTTGCTTCTTTCAATGCTGCTAAGGCATTATCCCTTTCTTGGAGAGAAATGTATTGCTCCTTGGCAAGAGCTTCGTCTCTTTTGTAGGTAATTTCAGCATTTTCTAAAGCCGCCTTATCGACCGCCACTGTATGTTCAGCTTGCCTTACTGCATCCTCAAAACGAACTGGGTCTAGTTCTGCTAACAACTCTCCCTTTTTTACTCGCTGCCCCTCCTGCACATACATTTTCAAAATTCTACCCGTATCGTAAAAAGCCAGCTGGACTTCGCGGATATCGACATTGCCATAAATAGTCAAAGTCCCAGATACAGAGAGTCGAAGTCGAATATAATAGAAAAGGCCAACGCACAGAATGATCAATGCGCCAACAAGAACAAGCATGATTTTTTTCTTTTTCTCTGTCATGGCTCCTCTTACCTTTTAAGAATGCTATTGAAAGCCAGAATATCCTCTTGATTTAAGATACCAGCAGCGGCTTTTAGCTGAGCCCGAGACACAAGATGATTATAGAGTGCATTATAATAATTTCTTGTTGCATTCGACAAATCAGAAATCACTGTCAGCAAATCGATGATCGATCTTGTGCCCAATTCATACCCTTTTTTAGTAGCTGCGTAAGAAGTTTTAGCGGAATCTAAAGCTGTTTTAGCGCTTTTGAGCTGAAGGACGCTACTTTGCAAATTTAAAAATGCTTCTTCTGTATCTAATTTTGTCTGATCTGAAGTATTTCTTAAAAATTCTGATGTGGCTTTGGCTTGGGCTTGAGACTGCTTAATTCGTTGATCAATCTGTCCATCATAAAGCGGAACAGAAAGTGTCAAAAAACCTGCGGCTACCTGCAAATTGACTGGTATAGCATTTACAGCCAGTTGACTAGAGGAACCTACGACAGATAAAACTGGCCAATGCCCTCTTTTATTCTGCTCAAGCTGAGCATAGGAAACATCGACTAAAGCTTTTGCTTGTTTGATCAGCGGCTGATTTGCCATGGCTGTTTGAACCCATGGACCCAGTTCGTTAGGAGTCGGACTCATTGGAGAAATTTCTTTGACATCGGCAAGTTCTTCTATGGGTTTATGAGTGATTCTTTCTAGAATCGCCTTTGAAATATTCAGTGCATTTTTTGCTGTAATAAGGCTGGACTGTGACAAATCATACCTAGCTTTTGCTTCTTTGACGGCAACAATATCTCCTTTGCCTATTTTCAAGAAAGCCTCAGTTTGCTTAAGAATTTCTTCATAAAGGGACAGTTCAGTTTCCGAAACCCGCTCGTTTGCTTGGGCTTGTAACACTCCAAAATAGGCTTGAATGACACGGAAGATTAGCTGCTGTCTTTGATATTGGACTGCAGAACTTTGAGCCTCTTTTTGATATTTAGCAGCTTTCAATGCGGATAGCTTTTGGCCATCGAACAGGGGCTGCGTTAAAAGCACGGTGTAAAATTCGAAGGAAGTCCCCGTTGCAAGAGAAAAGGAATTGATATTCACATCAATCAAACTCCCCACTCCGGCAGCGGTGTTTATCGAAAGGGTAGGGCCTAGGGCCGCCTTAGCAAGGGATACTCCAGCCTGAGACCCATTAAAAAGATAGCTTTCTCTTGAAAGAATAGGATCAGACTCCAAAGCCTGATGAAAAACCTGAACAAGATCTTCTACGGCTATAGCAGAATAGGCTTGCAGCAGCACCGAACAGAACCAGAAAAAAAAGGAAAAGAAAGGGGAATAATACTTCTGGAATTGTCGAACCATAGGTCCTTTTTTCATTGTAACGGTAAATAGAGAATGCTTAAAGCAAAAATTCGGCTGAGAAACTAAGCTCTACTTTTCGCTCAATTCTCTTGAGCAGTATCTCCAATAGGTCTTAAGTGATCTTCTTTTTTACTATCTTCCTAAGCAGAAAGAAAAATGAGGCCTGAAATGGACGAATTTTTCTTTTCTTTTCTCTTTCTTCTCCTAGATAATCAAAAAATATTTTAATAATGGAAA
Coding sequences within:
- a CDS encoding efflux RND transporter periplasmic adaptor subunit; the protein is MTEKKKKIMLVLVGALIILCVGLFYYIRLRLSVSGTLTIYGNVDIREVQLAFYDTGRILKMYVQEGQRVKKGELLAELDPVRFEDAVRQAEHTVAVDKAALENAEITYKRDEALAKEQYISLQERDNALAALKEAKDKLKADEAALSLAKRELQDAKLYAPQDGVIEDRILEPGDMVTPQTPVFTMALDRPVWVRAYVPEAYLGKVFLGMKAEILTDSYPGRVFHGWIGFISPVSEFTPKNVETPELRTKLVYQVRVYSENADYRLRLGMPATVRIPLNQPYPPEKPPLTMD
- a CDS encoding TolC family outer membrane protein, giving the protein MKKGPMVRQFQKYYSPFFSFFFWFCSVLLQAYSAIAVEDLVQVFHQALESDPILSRESYLFNGSQAGVSLAKAALGPTLSINTAAGVGSLIDVNINSFSLATGTSFEFYTVLLTQPLFDGQKLSALKAAKYQKEAQSSAVQYQRQQLIFRVIQAYFGVLQAQANERVSETELSLYEEILKQTEAFLKIGKGDIVAVKEAKARYDLSQSSLITAKNALNISKAILERITHKPIEELADVKEISPMSPTPNELGPWVQTAMANQPLIKQAKALVDVSYAQLEQNKRGHWPVLSVVGSSSQLAVNAIPVNLQVAAGFLTLSVPLYDGQIDQRIKQSQAQAKATSEFLRNTSDQTKLDTEEAFLNLQSSVLQLKSAKTALDSAKTSYAATKKGYELGTRSIIDLLTVISDLSNATRNYYNALYNHLVSRAQLKAAAGILNQEDILAFNSILKR